One genomic segment of Peribacillus sp. FSL H8-0477 includes these proteins:
- the fliI gene encoding flagellar protein export ATPase FliI produces the protein MKAIDLLPLVDQVETFKHYGRVKRVVGLMIESQGPESSIGDVCYIHAGTKSKRKTILAEVVGFKEEMVILMPYTALAEISPGSIVEGTSRPLEVKIGSELIGKAIDPLGRPIDGSPIPKGLTTIPVDQDPPNPMERPPINEAINVGVRMIDSMLTVGKGQRVGIFAGSGVGKSTLLGMVARNTTADINVIGLVGERGREVREFIEKDLGPEGLARSIVVVATSDQPALMRIKGALTATAIAEYFRDKGMNVMLMMDSVTRVAMAQREIGLAVGEPPTTKGYTPSVFAILPRLLERTGTNKFGTITAFYTVLVDGDDMNEPIADAVRGILDGHFVMDRQIANKGQYPAINVLKSISRVMNNIVDVKHKQSAEQMRASLSTYMESEDLINIGAYKRGSSKEIDDSIKRQPQIISFLKQGTHEKVSKEESVFNLIQLMEKGE, from the coding sequence ATGAAAGCAATTGATTTGTTGCCCCTCGTTGATCAAGTGGAGACATTTAAACATTATGGCCGGGTAAAACGTGTTGTTGGATTGATGATTGAATCGCAAGGGCCAGAAAGCTCTATTGGTGATGTCTGCTATATTCATGCAGGTACAAAAAGCAAGCGAAAAACAATTCTAGCTGAAGTGGTTGGTTTTAAAGAAGAAATGGTTATCCTAATGCCCTATACAGCACTTGCAGAGATTTCTCCAGGATCAATTGTTGAAGGGACATCACGACCTCTAGAAGTGAAAATTGGATCAGAATTAATTGGCAAAGCAATAGATCCTCTCGGAAGACCGATTGATGGTTCGCCGATTCCTAAAGGGCTGACGACTATTCCTGTTGATCAAGATCCTCCGAATCCGATGGAAAGACCACCTATTAATGAAGCCATTAATGTAGGGGTTAGAATGATAGATAGTATGCTCACAGTTGGTAAAGGGCAGCGAGTAGGTATTTTTGCAGGGAGCGGGGTCGGTAAGAGTACATTACTTGGAATGGTTGCAAGAAATACAACAGCCGATATAAATGTAATTGGATTGGTTGGAGAACGTGGCCGTGAAGTCCGAGAGTTTATTGAAAAGGATTTAGGTCCGGAGGGGTTAGCACGTTCGATTGTTGTCGTTGCTACGTCCGACCAACCAGCACTCATGAGGATTAAGGGAGCGTTGACTGCAACTGCAATTGCGGAGTATTTCCGGGATAAGGGCATGAATGTCATGTTGATGATGGATTCAGTAACACGAGTGGCAATGGCACAGCGGGAAATTGGTTTGGCGGTCGGCGAGCCTCCAACAACGAAAGGGTATACTCCTTCCGTATTTGCTATTCTTCCGCGTTTACTCGAACGGACAGGAACAAATAAATTTGGCACAATCACTGCTTTTTATACCGTGTTGGTCGACGGCGATGATATGAATGAACCAATTGCCGATGCTGTAAGGGGAATTTTAGACGGGCATTTTGTAATGGACAGGCAGATTGCAAACAAAGGACAATACCCAGCGATTAACGTCCTTAAAAGCATCAGCCGGGTTATGAATAATATTGTAGATGTAAAGCATAAACAATCAGCCGAACAAATGAGAGCCTCGCTTTCCACCTATATGGAATCAGAGGATTTAATTAATATTGGCGCCTATAAAAGAGGGTCATCGAAAGAAATAGATGATTCTATTAAAAGGCAGCCTCAGATTATATCATTTTTGAAGCAGGGTACCCATGAAAAAGTGTCTAAGGAGGAAAGTGTCTTTAACCTTATACAACTTATGGAAAAGGGTGAATAG
- the fliJ gene encoding flagellar export protein FliJ: MNYHYKFEKILTIKEKEKNDASSKYNESVKKFEEVAEKLYKLLKKKEDMQNFQQVKLKEGMAVQEIRHHQQFMDNIEKLLARIQQEVVEARYRMNAYQEKLIEKNIEVKKYEKIKEKDFDKFLDQIKEIENKNMDEISIRQFINKAIR, encoded by the coding sequence ATGAATTATCATTATAAATTTGAAAAAATTTTAACAATAAAAGAAAAAGAAAAGAATGATGCATCGTCCAAATATAATGAATCAGTTAAGAAGTTTGAAGAAGTAGCCGAAAAGCTTTATAAGCTCTTAAAAAAGAAAGAAGATATGCAAAATTTCCAACAAGTTAAATTGAAAGAAGGAATGGCAGTTCAGGAGATTCGCCATCACCAGCAGTTTATGGACAATATTGAGAAACTACTTGCACGTATTCAACAGGAAGTTGTGGAAGCTAGGTACCGAATGAATGCTTATCAAGAAAAATTGATTGAAAAAAATATTGAAGTGAAAAAATATGAAAAAATCAAAGAAAAAGATTTTGACAAATTTCTCGATCAAATAAAAGAAATAGAAAACAAGAATATGGATGAAATTTCAATCCGACAATTCATAAATAAGGCAATTAGGTGA
- a CDS encoding MotE family protein, with translation MNKQAETTDNKTSKFQWFLVTLFIPFIFTLIVAVIVLAITDINILDKAKEGTKKVPFISGFFEAKPNKTTKQNEVSHEGEIVELEAKMADLQTELEAMEGILDAKDETIQRNNLEKEQLEAEINELRLAQSKNKTPNQDIIKTYEHISAKKSAPIITNMNDEDAVKILASLKSDTLADIVEQMTPEDAARLMKKLSILVEQNER, from the coding sequence ATGAATAAACAAGCGGAAACAACCGATAACAAAACTAGTAAATTTCAGTGGTTTCTAGTAACTTTATTTATCCCGTTTATTTTTACACTGATTGTAGCGGTGATTGTTTTAGCCATTACAGATATTAATATTCTTGATAAAGCAAAGGAAGGTACTAAAAAGGTTCCGTTTATATCCGGTTTTTTTGAAGCAAAACCAAATAAAACTACCAAGCAGAATGAGGTATCTCATGAGGGAGAAATCGTTGAATTAGAAGCGAAAATGGCTGATCTGCAGACGGAATTAGAAGCAATGGAGGGCATTCTAGATGCAAAGGATGAAACTATCCAGCGCAACAATCTAGAAAAAGAGCAGCTCGAAGCTGAGATTAATGAACTCAGACTGGCACAAAGTAAAAATAAGACCCCCAATCAAGACATCATTAAAACCTATGAACATATATCCGCAAAAAAATCAGCACCTATTATTACTAATATGAATGATGAAGATGCGGTGAAAATCTTGGCAAGTCTAAAATCGGATACACTTGCTGATATTGTCGAACAAATGACACCGGAAGATGCTGCTAGATTAATGAAAAAATTATCAATATTGGTTGAACAAAATGAACGATAG
- a CDS encoding flagellar hook-length control protein FliK, whose product MNAGGILQLPATSNAGSQSSGITTESDPNMTMFGSVFTGALKSDEQPIVIEELVSEQQDLVNNLIAFLNTDTLTELEEIPAQPFVNTEQVELGTDEIIQVMVKDLPSLINLIAGYVEEGSLQEIELDVDECLVNPEQVLTINLLDLYTLIKEIDTTDDAEWKDSKAAGMAEAVKLAKILMLGTETQGIKPQDIPLTKELKQLLENISAKLEKISGTTNIEEKKSNLLTEKNSRISLDTLRGTYTRIVGVEGNSSEKSKSVTMKSSEGNQGTLPFQMSKLEQYVLTTEKSGQPVDQEQFIKQFEKILNKANFTSSTGMQKLMIKLNPEHLGALRIEIIQKDSGLTARIMATTAKGKEMLDTQLQGLKLSFAGQGIQVDKIEISQTTSFQERFTPRDSDASQQQRNQPREQKSEENDEPLNEFNDNFEEALMNFEV is encoded by the coding sequence ATGAATGCAGGAGGAATATTGCAGTTACCTGCTACTAGTAATGCTGGCAGTCAATCTTCAGGTATAACAACTGAAAGTGATCCAAATATGACTATGTTCGGGAGTGTATTTACTGGAGCTTTGAAGTCAGATGAACAACCGATAGTCATTGAAGAACTAGTTTCAGAACAACAAGATCTTGTTAATAACCTAATAGCTTTCTTAAATACTGACACGCTTACCGAACTCGAAGAAATACCTGCTCAACCGTTCGTCAATACTGAACAAGTTGAACTCGGTACAGATGAAATCATTCAAGTAATGGTGAAAGATCTGCCATCTTTAATTAACTTAATAGCGGGTTATGTTGAAGAGGGGTCTCTACAAGAAATAGAACTTGATGTAGATGAATGTTTAGTAAATCCTGAACAAGTACTTACGATTAATCTCTTAGATTTGTATACCCTTATTAAAGAAATTGATACAACAGATGATGCAGAATGGAAAGATTCAAAAGCAGCTGGAATGGCAGAGGCTGTAAAGCTGGCCAAAATCTTGATGCTTGGTACAGAGACACAAGGTATAAAGCCACAGGATATCCCTTTGACTAAAGAACTAAAACAACTGCTTGAGAATATTTCGGCAAAGCTTGAAAAGATATCGGGTACTACTAATATAGAAGAAAAGAAAAGTAACCTATTGACAGAAAAAAACAGCCGAATTTCACTGGATACACTAAGAGGCACATACACACGGATTGTGGGTGTGGAAGGGAATTCTTCTGAGAAAAGTAAGTCAGTTACCATGAAATCTAGTGAAGGTAACCAGGGGACACTGCCTTTTCAAATGTCAAAGCTTGAGCAGTATGTGTTAACAACTGAAAAAAGCGGTCAGCCAGTTGATCAGGAGCAATTTATTAAACAATTTGAGAAAATTTTAAATAAAGCTAATTTTACTAGTTCTACTGGCATGCAAAAGCTGATGATTAAATTGAACCCTGAACATCTTGGTGCACTTCGAATTGAAATCATTCAAAAAGATTCAGGTTTGACAGCAAGAATTATGGCAACCACAGCAAAGGGTAAAGAAATGCTTGATACACAGCTGCAGGGTTTAAAACTGTCGTTTGCGGGTCAAGGAATTCAAGTTGATAAAATTGAAATCTCACAAACTACGTCTTTTCAAGAACGATTTACTCCTAGAGATTCGGATGCTTCGCAACAACAGAGAAACCAGCCTAGGGAGCAGAAAAGTGAAGAAAATGATGAACCGTTGAATGAATTTAATGATAACTTTGAAGAAGCTTTAATGAACTTTGAAGTATAA
- the flgD gene encoding flagellar hook assembly protein FlgD — MTSIDTSNLLSTYQAKQREVKGDSLGKDDFLQLLMTQLQNQDPSSPMDDTQFIAQMATFSSLEQMTNINSTLESFMEMQQQSNLMTYNQFVGKDIKWHSITESEEGEPIIKEGTGVISSIQFKDNSVQFILEDGTKLEPGNISEVKQTNSGNNLMSASELIGKLISYLNEENEESSAIVKAVQMKDGKAQLILDDGTDTKITSNQITKIAKA, encoded by the coding sequence ATGACATCAATCGATACATCGAATTTGCTTTCTACCTATCAAGCAAAACAACGAGAGGTAAAAGGGGATTCCCTTGGAAAAGATGACTTTCTACAATTACTAATGACTCAGCTTCAAAATCAGGATCCTTCAAGTCCTATGGATGATACGCAATTCATTGCTCAAATGGCGACCTTCTCATCTCTTGAACAAATGACTAATATCAATTCTACCTTAGAATCGTTCATGGAAATGCAGCAGCAAAGTAATTTAATGACGTATAACCAATTTGTGGGTAAAGATATTAAATGGCATAGTATCACTGAAAGTGAAGAAGGTGAGCCAATTATTAAAGAAGGAACTGGAGTGATCTCGTCCATTCAATTTAAAGATAATAGTGTCCAGTTTATCCTTGAAGATGGTACAAAGCTTGAACCAGGGAATATTTCAGAGGTTAAGCAGACAAATTCAGGGAACAACTTAATGTCTGCAAGTGAGCTAATTGGCAAATTAATTTCCTATTTAAATGAAGAGAATGAAGAATCATCCGCCATAGTCAAGGCTGTACAGATGAAAGACGGGAAAGCACAATTAATTCTTGATGATGGAACGGATACGAAAATAACGTCTAACCAAATTACGAAAATTGCCAAGGCGTAA
- a CDS encoding TIGR02530 family flagellar biosynthesis protein has protein sequence MDKTVFRPLSSNPILLPPKTSVKQQAEQGFAKHLQAAVDTKNSALSVSKHAQKRLIQRNIEIDQVTWSKIEDKVREAKKMGVTDSLVITQNAALVISAKNNTVITAMGRDEASSQIFTNINGTILLDQ, from the coding sequence ATGGATAAAACTGTTTTCAGACCATTATCCAGCAATCCGATTCTGCTGCCTCCAAAAACATCGGTAAAGCAACAGGCTGAACAAGGATTTGCTAAGCATTTACAGGCCGCTGTCGATACTAAGAACAGTGCACTTTCAGTCAGTAAGCATGCGCAAAAACGACTGATACAAAGAAATATTGAAATAGATCAAGTCACTTGGTCAAAGATTGAAGATAAAGTCAGAGAAGCAAAGAAAATGGGCGTGACAGATTCACTGGTCATAACACAAAATGCCGCACTAGTCATTAGCGCTAAAAACAACACCGTTATTACGGCCATGGGACGGGATGAAGCGTCATCCCAGATTTTTACTAATATAAACGGAACGATCCTGTTGGATCAATAG
- a CDS encoding flagellar hook protein FlgE: protein MLRSMYSGISGMKNFQTKLDVIGNNIANVNTYGFKKSRVTFSDTMNQTISGASASQENRGGTNSKQVGLGSTISTIDTIHTGSSLQTTGRSLDLGINGDGYFVVKQGDAQYYSRAGNFYLDDNGTLVTGEGLKVQSYEKGVLKDITVNVNSVLPATVTKVLEFSGNLPTKATGSDGINQQLKVVDKDGKEHVLDVTVTPTDALTGDWAIKITNSSGPATGNSETFNIKVADDGTVDVVNPTTSKILDLKSIGIGTDSHKITLSMSGITKTGDSITLLGTPDGNTSGSLESFNIGQMGEINGVFSNGLVKELGKLAMAKFSNSSGLTKAGSNTFQESINSGTANINVAGNGRGTLAAGSLEMSNVDLSEEFTDMIVAQRGFQANSRIITTSDEILQELVNLKR, encoded by the coding sequence ATGCTTCGTTCAATGTACTCTGGAATCAGCGGAATGAAAAACTTCCAAACAAAATTAGATGTAATCGGCAATAACATTGCCAATGTCAACACATACGGTTTCAAGAAAAGCCGGGTCACCTTCAGTGATACCATGAACCAAACTATTTCGGGTGCAAGTGCCTCACAGGAAAACCGTGGAGGTACAAATTCAAAACAAGTAGGGCTAGGTTCAACAATCTCTACTATTGATACGATTCATACAGGATCAAGTCTCCAGACTACAGGGCGTTCACTTGACCTTGGTATCAATGGCGATGGTTATTTTGTCGTCAAGCAAGGTGATGCACAGTACTACTCCCGTGCCGGTAACTTCTATTTAGATGACAATGGAACACTGGTTACAGGTGAAGGATTAAAAGTTCAATCGTATGAAAAGGGTGTACTAAAAGATATTACGGTTAACGTAAATTCAGTTTTACCAGCCACAGTTACAAAAGTACTTGAGTTTTCAGGGAATCTTCCTACGAAGGCAACAGGAAGTGATGGTATTAATCAGCAGCTTAAAGTTGTAGATAAAGACGGAAAAGAGCATGTTCTGGACGTAACTGTAACACCTACGGATGCATTAACTGGGGATTGGGCTATAAAAATTACTAATTCATCTGGACCAGCTACTGGTAATTCTGAAACTTTTAATATAAAGGTAGCTGATGATGGAACTGTAGATGTTGTTAATCCTACTACATCTAAGATACTTGATTTAAAGTCAATAGGTATAGGTACTGATTCACACAAAATTACTTTATCAATGAGTGGAATCACAAAAACAGGCGACTCTATAACACTTCTTGGCACCCCAGACGGAAATACATCTGGATCATTAGAAAGCTTCAATATCGGTCAGATGGGTGAAATAAATGGTGTGTTCTCCAATGGTCTTGTGAAAGAGTTAGGCAAACTGGCGATGGCGAAATTCAGTAACTCTTCAGGTTTGACCAAGGCAGGCAGCAATACATTCCAAGAATCAATTAACTCTGGAACTGCGAACATCAACGTAGCTGGTAACGGCCGTGGTACACTCGCCGCTGGTTCACTTGAAATGTCCAATGTCGATTTATCGGAAGAGTTTACCGACATGATTGTTGCTCAACGTGGATTCCAGGCGAACTCTCGCATTATTACGACGTCTGATGAGATTTTGCAAGAACTAGTTAACTTAAAACGATAA
- a CDS encoding flagellar FlbD family protein — MKRLNGKSFSINALYIESIESLPDTTITFTSGKKIVVSEEESVIVQMITDFYRSVNVLGLRDNAGEHDEK; from the coding sequence GTGAAAAGATTAAACGGAAAGAGTTTTTCTATAAATGCATTGTATATTGAATCGATTGAATCTCTTCCCGATACTACGATTACCTTTACGAGCGGAAAGAAAATTGTTGTAAGTGAAGAAGAATCAGTAATAGTCCAGATGATCACTGATTTTTACCGCTCTGTAAATGTACTAGGACTACGTGATAATGCGGGGGAACATGATGAAAAATAA
- the fliL gene encoding flagellar basal body-associated protein FliL encodes MMKNKLLMILLIILVSITLVGVVAVVIIDKYTGEESAEKAPSIEEIVEASVEIPEVTTNLASGDFIRMAFTIQTDSKKAKEELEQRNFQVNNIIITELSEMKEEELTGKKGKEQFQTSLKEKISHLMQEGKIEQVYITSSILQ; translated from the coding sequence ATGATGAAAAATAAATTACTAATGATTTTGTTAATTATTCTAGTATCCATTACACTCGTTGGTGTAGTAGCAGTTGTAATTATTGATAAATATACAGGGGAAGAATCAGCTGAGAAAGCTCCTTCCATTGAAGAAATTGTCGAAGCTTCAGTTGAAATACCTGAAGTCACAACGAATCTTGCAAGTGGAGATTTCATTAGAATGGCTTTCACTATTCAAACAGACAGTAAAAAGGCTAAAGAGGAACTAGAACAAAGAAATTTCCAAGTGAATAATATTATTATTACGGAGCTTTCTGAAATGAAAGAAGAAGAACTTACAGGAAAAAAAGGGAAGGAACAATTTCAGACATCATTAAAAGAAAAGATTAGTCACTTGATGCAAGAAGGAAAAATCGAACAAGTGTATATAACCTCCTCAATACTGCAATAA
- the fliM gene encoding flagellar motor switch protein FliM, translating into MSSEVLSQTEIDALLSAISTGEMDAEELKKEDALKKIRTYDFKRALRFSKDQVRNLTRLHENFARLLTTYFSAQLRTYIQISVASVDQIPYEEFIRSIPKMTILNVYEVPPLDGRILMEINPHIAYAMMDRVLGGRGVSTSKVETLTEIETKIMSNLFEKGFENLQEAWATLIDIEPVLTEFEVNPQFIQMVSPNETVIVISLNTQIGDTSGMINICIPHVVLEPIIPKLSDHYWLAASKKERLPEEVLILENRIKHASLPVSAELGVTELSIQDFLQLAVGDVIELNQHIDRPLSIKVGEVPKYLGQPGKVGKKIAIQIIDTLKGGGEDDES; encoded by the coding sequence TTGTCAAGTGAAGTATTATCGCAAACAGAGATTGATGCCCTGCTCTCTGCCATTTCTACTGGAGAAATGGATGCAGAAGAACTAAAGAAAGAAGATGCCCTTAAAAAGATTAGAACGTATGATTTCAAAAGGGCTTTACGATTCTCAAAAGATCAAGTGAGAAATTTAACGAGACTGCATGAAAACTTCGCAAGATTATTAACAACTTATTTTTCTGCACAATTACGTACATATATTCAAATTTCAGTTGCTTCTGTCGATCAAATTCCATATGAAGAATTTATCCGCTCGATACCTAAAATGACCATTCTAAATGTCTATGAAGTACCGCCGTTGGATGGAAGAATTTTAATGGAAATTAATCCTCATATTGCTTATGCTATGATGGATCGTGTTCTGGGAGGCAGAGGAGTCAGTACAAGTAAAGTTGAAACCTTAACCGAAATTGAAACAAAAATTATGTCTAATTTATTTGAAAAAGGGTTTGAAAATCTTCAAGAGGCATGGGCTACATTAATAGATATTGAACCGGTATTAACTGAATTTGAAGTTAATCCGCAATTTATCCAAATGGTTTCTCCAAACGAAACGGTCATTGTCATCTCTCTGAACACGCAAATTGGCGATACGAGCGGGATGATAAATATCTGTATACCTCATGTTGTCTTGGAACCAATTATACCAAAACTATCAGACCATTACTGGCTTGCAGCTTCAAAAAAAGAAAGGCTGCCAGAAGAAGTATTGATTCTTGAAAATAGAATTAAACATGCTTCCCTGCCAGTGTCAGCTGAGCTCGGGGTAACGGAATTATCCATTCAAGACTTTTTACAACTAGCGGTTGGGGATGTAATTGAGCTGAATCAGCACATAGATCGTCCGTTGTCAATCAAGGTCGGTGAAGTTCCAAAATATCTTGGTCAGCCGGGTAAGGTAGGAAAAAAAATAGCCATCCAGATTATTGATACATTGAAAGGAGGAGGCGAAGATGATGAGTCATGA
- the fliY gene encoding flagellar motor switch phosphatase FliY, which yields MMSHEMLSQDEIDALLRGTDDDIDESSTTPAVDDYLSSMEQDTLGEIGNISFGSSATALSTLLNQKVEITTPTVTIVERKKISEEFPQPYVAIQVNYTEGFSGINLLVIKQSDAAIIADLMLGGTGISPPDLLGEIQLSAVQEAMNQMMGSAATSMSTIFNKKVDISPPSLDLLDFEQGKGESSIPPDNLLVKISFRLKVGELIDSSIMQLLPYKFAHSLVDELLSPQLSNEQEDVNENNRLSKTEQAVSPTQQVSSGHDEREHGSQQQNNYQQQSIAPSHSAQPQHFGSLNNLAGEQVDVQPASFSSFQPYQMAQNESNNLNMLLDIPLHVTVELGRTQRSVKEILELSPGSIIELDKLAGEPVDILVNNRLIATGEVVVIDENFGVRVTDIVSQTDRLKKLR from the coding sequence ATGATGAGTCATGAAATGCTTTCTCAGGATGAAATAGACGCCCTTTTACGAGGCACGGATGATGATATAGATGAAAGCAGTACAACACCCGCAGTTGATGATTATTTATCATCTATGGAACAAGATACTCTTGGTGAGATAGGAAATATTTCATTTGGAAGCTCTGCCACGGCTTTGTCAACGTTACTAAATCAAAAAGTAGAAATTACGACACCAACTGTAACTATTGTTGAAAGAAAAAAAATATCTGAAGAGTTTCCTCAACCGTATGTCGCCATTCAAGTCAATTATACCGAAGGTTTTTCGGGAATTAATTTGCTGGTAATTAAACAGAGTGACGCAGCAATTATTGCTGATTTAATGTTAGGCGGAACAGGAATATCTCCTCCAGATCTACTTGGAGAAATTCAACTTAGTGCTGTACAGGAAGCTATGAATCAAATGATGGGATCTGCAGCGACCTCGATGTCTACTATTTTTAATAAGAAAGTTGATATTTCACCACCAAGCCTTGATCTATTGGATTTCGAGCAAGGAAAGGGTGAATCATCAATTCCTCCAGATAACCTATTAGTGAAAATATCATTCCGTCTTAAGGTTGGTGAGTTGATAGATTCAAGCATTATGCAGCTGCTTCCCTATAAATTTGCACATAGTTTGGTTGACGAACTACTTTCTCCCCAACTTTCTAATGAACAAGAAGATGTTAATGAAAATAATAGATTATCAAAAACAGAACAAGCTGTTTCACCAACTCAACAAGTCAGTTCTGGACATGATGAGAGGGAGCACGGGAGTCAACAGCAAAATAATTACCAACAACAAAGCATAGCTCCATCGCATTCAGCTCAGCCACAACATTTTGGCTCATTAAATAATCTTGCAGGTGAGCAAGTCGATGTTCAACCAGCTAGCTTTTCTAGTTTTCAGCCTTATCAAATGGCACAGAATGAATCGAATAACCTTAACATGCTGTTAGATATTCCACTGCATGTAACGGTCGAACTAGGCAGGACGCAGCGTTCTGTCAAAGAAATTCTAGAGTTATCTCCTGGATCTATAATAGAGTTGGATAAACTAGCTGGAGAACCAGTAGATATATTAGTGAACAACCGACTTATTGCTACGGGTGAAGTAGTTGTAATAGATGAAAACTTCGGTGTGCGTGTTACCGATATTGTCAGCCAGACCGACCGATTAAAAAAACTAAGATAA
- a CDS encoding response regulator produces MGHKILIVDDAAFMRMMIKDILSKNGFEIVGEAADGAQAVEKYRETQPDLVTMDITMPEMDGITALKEIKKINPNAKIIMCSAMGQQAMVIDAIQAGAKDFIVKPFQADRVLEAINKTLS; encoded by the coding sequence ATGGGACACAAAATTTTAATTGTTGATGATGCAGCATTTATGAGAATGATGATTAAAGATATATTATCAAAAAATGGATTCGAAATTGTAGGAGAGGCAGCTGATGGGGCACAAGCTGTTGAGAAATACCGGGAAACGCAACCGGATTTAGTGACAATGGACATCACAATGCCCGAAATGGACGGAATTACTGCACTAAAGGAAATTAAAAAAATAAATCCAAATGCAAAGATTATTATGTGTTCCGCGATGGGGCAGCAAGCCATGGTTATCGATGCAATTCAAGCAGGTGCTAAGGATTTCATCGTGAAGCCTTTCCAAGCGGATCGTGTTCTTGAAGCTATTAATAAAACATTAAGCTAA
- a CDS encoding flagellar biosynthetic protein FliO, whose protein sequence is MLSIKKILLILLVLFCGQQGIQVQAENIEKSVKDGYSEIEDPPKKTDAIDEEKTTKVSDESGKIGITFLDIVRTIAALVFVIVLLYLLLQFVNKKSKAYQKANTVENLGGTSLGSNRSVQIIKVGQRILVVGVGENIQLLKEIDDKGEYEQILNDHNQKIDQLIRPADILSKWRDKIKGGGSSSKGFSSQFKKQVLELTKDRKKALDVLDKKGRNMDE, encoded by the coding sequence TTGCTTTCTATAAAAAAAATACTTCTTATCCTGCTGGTTCTTTTTTGCGGCCAGCAGGGCATACAGGTTCAGGCAGAAAATATTGAGAAAAGTGTAAAAGACGGTTATTCAGAAATAGAAGATCCCCCGAAAAAAACGGATGCTATAGATGAAGAAAAGACGACCAAAGTAAGTGATGAATCAGGAAAAATTGGAATTACTTTTTTGGACATTGTCAGGACGATTGCCGCGTTGGTATTTGTTATCGTCCTTTTGTATTTATTGCTTCAGTTTGTTAATAAAAAGAGCAAAGCCTATCAAAAAGCAAATACCGTTGAAAATTTAGGCGGTACAAGTCTTGGTTCTAATCGATCTGTTCAGATCATTAAGGTTGGCCAGCGTATTCTTGTTGTTGGCGTCGGTGAAAATATCCAGCTGTTGAAGGAAATTGATGATAAAGGCGAATATGAACAGATTCTCAACGACCATAATCAAAAAATAGATCAATTGATTCGTCCTGCTGATATTCTCTCAAAGTGGAGAGATAAAATAAAAGGAGGAGGAAGTTCCTCCAAAGGTTTTTCTTCACAATTTAAAAAACAGGTACTTGAGCTGACGAAGGACCGCAAAAAAGCGCTGGATGTGCTCGATAAGAAAGGAAGAAACATGGATGAATGA